A window from Candidatus Nitrospira neomarina encodes these proteins:
- a CDS encoding nucleoside deaminase: MSIPSIRFHPYRLELPAWVADYLVQQPETYPTQDSRMDLVIKLAQLNIQYGTGGPFGAGVFRLDTQELVAPGVNLVLSSKSSMAHAEVVAILMAQQLVGSHNLGATGFPTHELVTSCEPCCMCLGAISWSGVRQIVCGARGGDAEAVGFDEGPKPANWIVELGLRGIAVTTDIARGKAASVLQQYVQNGGVVYNGGKG, encoded by the coding sequence ATGAGCATCCCTTCTATCCGCTTTCACCCATATCGTCTTGAGTTACCAGCCTGGGTCGCCGATTACCTTGTCCAACAACCGGAGACCTACCCGACTCAGGATTCCCGTATGGACCTGGTCATTAAGCTTGCGCAACTCAACATTCAATATGGAACCGGGGGACCATTTGGAGCAGGGGTGTTCCGCTTGGACACTCAAGAACTGGTCGCGCCTGGAGTGAATCTCGTCCTTTCGTCAAAAAGTTCAATGGCCCATGCTGAAGTTGTTGCGATACTGATGGCACAGCAACTGGTGGGCTCTCATAATTTAGGAGCAACCGGATTTCCCACCCACGAGTTGGTCACCAGTTGCGAGCCCTGCTGTATGTGCCTGGGCGCGATTTCCTGGTCCGGCGTTCGGCAAATTGTCTGTGGCGCCAGAGGGGGCGACGCCGAAGCGGTTGGTTTTGACGAGGGCCCCAAACCTGCCAATTGGATTGTGGAACTTGGGCTGAGAGGGATTGCCGTGACCACGGATATTGCGCGAGGCAAGGCCGCGTCTGTCCTCCAGCAATATGTTCAAAACGGCGGAGTGGTGTATAACGGCGGGAAAGGGTAG
- a CDS encoding ROK family protein, whose product MTPAQNTSNASHASTITLAIDIGGSGIKGLLLNQSGQPLSERVRMVTPKPATPKAIVRLISDIAKTLGRFDRISVGFPGVIHQGRVKTAPNLDASWPGTDLVGELEQYLHKPVRAANDADVQGYGAIKGQGVEMVITLGTGFGTALFINGHLVPNLEIAHHPFRKQETYEVQLGASALKNVGKKRWNLRLAKAIDILDRVMNFDHLYIGGGNGKKVTIPLPPHATIVSNTAGLLGGIALWADPNVVIPSKPKVPGEGNARKQAPRKKSSKTLRKKKN is encoded by the coding sequence ATGACTCCTGCACAGAACACATCCAATGCTTCACACGCATCAACTATTACTCTCGCAATTGATATTGGCGGGTCCGGCATTAAGGGCCTCCTCCTCAATCAGTCCGGCCAACCTCTGTCTGAACGGGTACGAATGGTCACACCAAAACCCGCTACGCCAAAGGCCATCGTCCGGCTTATTTCAGATATCGCCAAAACTCTGGGCCGGTTTGATCGCATATCAGTGGGCTTTCCGGGCGTCATTCACCAAGGGCGGGTGAAAACAGCCCCCAACCTGGACGCATCCTGGCCTGGAACCGATCTCGTTGGAGAACTGGAACAATACCTCCATAAACCGGTTCGGGCAGCAAATGATGCGGATGTGCAGGGCTATGGAGCGATCAAAGGCCAAGGGGTCGAAATGGTCATTACTCTGGGAACCGGATTTGGAACCGCCTTATTTATTAATGGGCACCTCGTGCCAAATTTGGAAATTGCTCACCACCCCTTTCGGAAACAAGAGACATACGAAGTGCAATTGGGTGCCAGCGCATTGAAAAATGTGGGGAAAAAGAGATGGAATCTCCGTCTGGCCAAAGCGATTGACATATTAGATCGAGTGATGAATTTCGACCATCTCTATATAGGGGGGGGCAACGGCAAAAAGGTCACCATTCCCTTGCCACCTCATGCCACAATCGTCTCAAATACCGCCGGGCTCCTTGGGGGAATCGCGCTCTGGGCCGATCCCAATGTGGTCATTCCATCTAAGCCTAAGGTCCCTGGTGAAGGAAACGCACGAAAACAGGCTCCGCGAAAAAAGTCATCGAAAACTCTCCGGAAGAAAAAGAATTGA
- the crcB gene encoding fluoride efflux transporter CrcB: MIPYGLPQLFWVGLGGFLGSVGRFVISGFFNRLSPTLAFPIGTLAVNILGCFLIGLLHGLAESRNMLGTDTRIFLFIGVLGGFTTYSTFGFESLALLKDGAMLKASANILIHVFVGLAAVWLGDTLGRL, encoded by the coding sequence ATGATTCCTTACGGATTACCTCAACTTTTCTGGGTTGGTTTGGGCGGGTTTTTAGGGTCGGTAGGCCGATTTGTGATCTCCGGCTTCTTTAACCGCCTGAGTCCGACTCTTGCCTTCCCGATTGGCACTCTGGCCGTTAATATTCTCGGCTGTTTCCTGATCGGATTGCTCCATGGGTTGGCCGAGTCCAGGAATATGCTAGGAACCGACACCAGAATCTTTCTGTTTATCGGCGTTCTGGGTGGATTCACGACCTACTCCACATTCGGGTTCGAATCCCTGGCACTTCTGAAAGACGGGGCCATGCTCAAAGCCTCCGCCAATATCCTCATCCATGTCTTCGTAGGTCTAGCCGCTGTCTGGCTGGGCGATACATTAGGACGGCTGTAA
- the uvrA gene encoding excinuclease ABC subunit UvrA gives MSSKKQLLSSSSPHADLIIEGARQNNLKNISLRIPHNAVTVITGVSGSGKSSLAFDTLFAEGQWRYVESLSSYTRMFLDRVKRPDVDRLTNIRPSIALEQKNPIRTSRSTVGTTSEISDYLRLLFSKIGRLTCPDCKVEAIAHHPTTVAQDLLNRFPKERALVCFPKPAPHPDALDFMKTALLKQGFIRVVINHQLINLNTDPLPSPLPSELSIVVDRLTLDTESRSRLVEALESAFRESEGRASVMIGDNHPLAYSAHLSCPGCGRTFPTPRPVSFSFNHPLGACPECKGFGNILRYDERLLIPDPDKSLQDGAIEPWTKPSNVWWQKEMLKAFKKKNLDPTTPYNQLTQAELDLIWKGEGKLEGIDDFFTYLEGKRYKMHVRVFLSRYRSPFPCTTCQGTRLRPESLMVKIYDCHIHEVCGWPLSDLHRWLQTLPLRTFEEAIARDLLMALQTKLSFLLRVGLEYLTLNREMRTLSGGEAQRIHLATQLGSQLMGTQYVLDEPTIGLHARDTEAMGMILRELAERGNTVIVVEHDPQIIQQADYIVELGPQSGDQGGEVICAAPYQSFLKHPQSLTAQYLRGERTIPLPSKRRSGNGKALQFTGVNEQNLKNLTVNIPLGTLVCVTGPSGSGKSTLVEATIYAALARFFKVDTPPQPELASMTGPEHLRTVCLIDQEPIGKTPRSNPITYIKAYDEIRALFSQSPEARAHRLTPAHFSFNTGKGRCPRCQGNGYEKLEMYFLADLYVPCADCEGKRFKEKILQVHVKGHSIHDVLNLTVDQAVPYFATSCPKVLKGLRVLQQLGLGYLTLGQPATTLSGGETQRLKIARELTNAPKRSAVNSDHNGALYILDEPTRGLHLEDITRLLTVLNQLVEEGNTVLVVEHHLDVIKCADWVIDLGPGGGESGGHIVAQGPPKEIANSPQSLTGKYLKPLLGPKAQPLK, from the coding sequence ATGTCCTCAAAGAAACAGTTATTATCTTCCAGTTCCCCCCATGCCGACCTGATCATTGAAGGCGCACGGCAAAATAACCTTAAGAATATTTCTCTCCGTATCCCGCACAACGCTGTCACCGTCATCACGGGGGTGTCAGGATCCGGAAAATCCTCTTTGGCCTTCGATACCTTGTTTGCGGAAGGCCAGTGGCGTTATGTGGAATCGCTCTCATCCTATACGCGCATGTTCCTGGACCGTGTAAAACGCCCTGATGTGGACCGACTCACCAATATCCGCCCCTCAATTGCCTTGGAACAAAAAAATCCGATTCGGACTTCGCGCTCCACCGTCGGCACTACCAGCGAAATTTCAGATTATCTCCGGTTGCTGTTCTCCAAAATCGGACGATTGACCTGTCCCGACTGCAAGGTGGAGGCCATCGCCCACCACCCCACCACGGTCGCGCAAGATTTACTGAATCGTTTTCCCAAGGAACGTGCCCTCGTCTGTTTTCCCAAACCCGCCCCCCATCCTGACGCACTGGATTTCATGAAAACGGCACTCCTCAAGCAAGGCTTCATTCGCGTCGTCATCAACCACCAACTGATCAACCTCAACACCGACCCCCTCCCCTCACCGCTGCCATCGGAGTTGTCAATCGTCGTTGATCGCCTGACTCTGGATACGGAATCGCGGAGTCGGTTGGTCGAAGCCTTGGAATCAGCGTTTCGCGAAAGTGAAGGACGCGCGAGTGTCATGATCGGGGATAACCACCCCCTAGCCTATAGTGCACACCTCTCATGCCCGGGCTGCGGCAGGACGTTCCCGACGCCACGACCCGTATCCTTTTCCTTCAATCATCCACTTGGAGCCTGTCCCGAATGTAAAGGGTTCGGCAACATCCTGCGCTACGACGAACGGTTACTGATTCCCGACCCCGACAAATCCTTACAGGACGGGGCGATCGAACCATGGACAAAACCGTCCAATGTGTGGTGGCAGAAAGAAATGCTCAAAGCCTTCAAGAAGAAAAATCTCGACCCGACCACACCTTACAACCAACTCACCCAAGCAGAACTAGACCTGATTTGGAAAGGAGAAGGAAAGCTCGAAGGCATTGATGATTTTTTTACCTATCTAGAAGGCAAACGCTACAAGATGCATGTCCGGGTCTTCCTAAGCCGGTATCGCAGTCCTTTCCCCTGCACAACCTGCCAGGGAACCCGCTTACGGCCGGAATCTCTCATGGTCAAGATTTATGATTGCCACATTCACGAGGTATGTGGATGGCCCCTCTCTGACCTTCATCGATGGCTTCAGACCTTGCCGCTAAGAACATTTGAGGAGGCGATCGCCAGGGATCTGTTGATGGCTTTGCAAACGAAACTGTCATTTCTCCTGCGCGTAGGGTTGGAGTATCTCACACTCAACCGGGAAATGCGGACGTTATCCGGAGGCGAAGCTCAGCGTATTCATCTGGCGACACAACTGGGGAGTCAGCTCATGGGCACACAGTATGTCCTGGATGAACCGACGATCGGCCTCCATGCCCGCGATACCGAGGCCATGGGCATGATTTTGCGGGAGTTGGCGGAGCGGGGCAACACCGTTATTGTGGTGGAACATGATCCGCAGATCATTCAACAGGCTGATTACATCGTCGAACTGGGACCTCAATCAGGCGATCAAGGCGGAGAGGTCATCTGCGCAGCCCCCTACCAATCCTTTCTGAAGCATCCCCAGTCACTCACCGCACAATATTTGCGTGGGGAACGAACCATTCCCTTACCGTCCAAACGTCGATCAGGAAATGGAAAAGCGCTTCAGTTCACAGGAGTGAACGAACAGAATCTCAAAAACCTCACCGTCAACATTCCCCTCGGCACGCTGGTCTGTGTCACGGGTCCTTCCGGTTCGGGGAAAAGCACGTTAGTCGAGGCCACCATCTATGCAGCTCTGGCGCGCTTTTTTAAGGTGGACACTCCTCCCCAACCCGAGCTGGCAAGCATGACGGGGCCGGAACACCTTCGAACCGTCTGCCTTATTGACCAGGAACCCATCGGCAAAACCCCGCGCTCGAATCCCATCACCTACATTAAAGCCTATGATGAAATCCGGGCCTTATTTTCTCAATCGCCAGAAGCGCGGGCGCACCGGCTCACGCCCGCGCATTTTTCGTTTAACACCGGGAAAGGACGATGCCCTCGTTGCCAGGGGAACGGGTATGAAAAACTGGAAATGTATTTTCTCGCGGACCTCTACGTACCCTGTGCAGACTGTGAAGGCAAACGGTTCAAAGAAAAAATCCTACAGGTCCACGTCAAAGGGCATTCCATTCATGATGTATTGAACCTCACCGTCGATCAAGCGGTACCCTACTTCGCCACGTCATGTCCCAAGGTCCTCAAAGGATTGCGCGTGCTTCAACAGCTTGGACTTGGCTATCTCACACTGGGACAACCAGCCACGACTCTATCCGGAGGCGAAACCCAACGCCTTAAAATCGCCCGAGAATTGACCAACGCCCCAAAACGATCAGCCGTCAACTCAGACCACAACGGTGCCCTTTACATTCTGGACGAACCCACCAGGGGACTGCACCTTGAAGATATCACGCGCCTGTTAACCGTCTTGAATCAACTGGTCGAGGAAGGGAACACGGTCCTGGTAGTCGAACATCACCTGGACGTCATCAAATGCGCGGATTGGGTTATCGATTTAGGCCCCGGCGGAGGCGAATCCGGTGGCCACATCGTCGCGCAAGGCCCGCCGAAAGAGATTGCCAACAGCCCTCAGTCACTCACCGGAAAATATCTCAAACCACTTCTCGGTCCTAAAGCCCAACCACTCAAATAG
- a CDS encoding L,D-transpeptidase: protein MAPDNRDLQFPRKTFETIRTTGSIVFWAAAAWGVFMLPLLIVLASPFLNSAQSIPLSKPLLQVSASLSPDGTLDDTSAHIRQTRYKEIEFSPSQPLHTAPSHVPNPMPLTPQATVYLLVDTSRHRLFVKEGDRVLHEALASTGSGNTLADPRNPERTWTFETPKGTFSIQSKLEKPVWIRPDWAFIEQGDPVPGKMADRLQPGVLGQYALGFGNGYFIHGALYSNLLGQDVTHGCIQLHADDLQFVFETVQLGTPIIII, encoded by the coding sequence ATGGCTCCCGACAACCGAGATCTTCAGTTTCCCCGGAAGACTTTTGAAACTATCAGAACCACCGGTTCCATAGTTTTCTGGGCGGCGGCAGCTTGGGGAGTCTTCATGCTTCCCCTGCTCATTGTCCTCGCATCACCATTCCTGAATTCTGCCCAATCCATCCCGTTATCCAAACCCCTCCTCCAGGTTTCTGCCAGTCTTTCTCCAGATGGGACTCTGGACGATACGTCGGCACACATTCGCCAGACCCGTTATAAGGAAATTGAATTTTCGCCATCCCAGCCACTCCACACCGCCCCTAGTCACGTACCAAATCCCATGCCCCTCACACCGCAGGCAACAGTCTATCTTCTTGTAGATACATCCCGACATCGGCTTTTCGTGAAAGAAGGCGATCGGGTTCTGCATGAGGCCCTTGCCTCAACCGGCAGCGGGAACACCTTAGCGGATCCCAGGAACCCGGAAAGAACGTGGACGTTCGAAACTCCCAAAGGGACATTCAGCATTCAGAGCAAGCTAGAAAAACCGGTATGGATTCGTCCCGATTGGGCCTTTATTGAACAAGGCGATCCCGTTCCCGGAAAAATGGCTGATCGGTTACAGCCGGGAGTGCTCGGACAATATGCGTTGGGTTTTGGCAATGGATATTTCATTCATGGGGCCTTGTACTCAAATTTATTAGGCCAGGATGTCACCCACGGATGCATACAACTGCATGCTGACGATCTTCAATTTGTGTTTGAAACCGTCCAATTGGGCACCCCGATCATCATTATCTGA
- a CDS encoding Slp family lipoprotein, whose product MKNSTISTMLFLSLMFSGCSQYQVIPEGLENQVNHTLDFKQIRENPDNYQGELMVVGGEVLSVNRKQDATRIEVLQLPLNDDFTPAIHRTKTQGRFIALSKGKDPLDPAVLENGKAISIVGEVIGRETIQVGEDTKEVPIFGIKDLTIWDKALYWGRGYSGFGWGGGYPADFYTGYRPLAYPYY is encoded by the coding sequence ATGAAAAATTCAACTATTTCAACCATGCTATTTCTTTCGCTGATGTTTAGTGGATGTTCTCAATACCAGGTGATCCCCGAGGGGTTGGAAAATCAAGTCAATCACACCTTGGACTTTAAGCAGATTCGCGAGAACCCTGATAATTATCAAGGAGAGTTGATGGTTGTCGGAGGAGAAGTGCTATCGGTCAATCGAAAGCAGGATGCGACAAGAATCGAAGTACTCCAACTTCCACTGAACGATGATTTTACTCCAGCGATTCATCGCACCAAAACTCAGGGAAGATTCATTGCGCTATCGAAGGGGAAGGATCCATTAGATCCAGCCGTGCTTGAAAATGGCAAAGCCATTTCCATTGTCGGTGAGGTTATAGGCAGGGAAACTATCCAGGTGGGTGAAGATACCAAAGAGGTCCCCATCTTTGGCATCAAAGATTTGACCATATGGGATAAGGCACTGTATTGGGGGCGAGGCTATTCAGGATTTGGTTGGGGTGGGGGTTATCCAGCCGATTTTTATACTGGATATCGTCCGCTCGCATATCCCTATTATTGA
- a CDS encoding DUF6335 family protein: MAKKKNTNSSRKDADTMIRQYIENQDPAEEAIQEDFSETRVQQESEVVLTRGNNRQKQARLFGGDLDATMDAGSSGDETVGGSNPTPDQDTVDELGEAVGLTFENSEELVGEKVYDRDTHRWELDPASSEDYTERIKRYR; the protein is encoded by the coding sequence ATGGCTAAAAAGAAAAATACGAATTCATCACGGAAGGATGCGGATACGATGATACGGCAATATATTGAAAATCAAGATCCTGCTGAAGAGGCTATCCAAGAGGATTTTAGCGAGACAAGGGTTCAGCAGGAATCGGAGGTAGTCCTTACTCGTGGAAACAATCGCCAAAAACAGGCCAGACTTTTCGGTGGAGATCTTGACGCAACCATGGACGCGGGGAGTTCCGGCGATGAAACTGTAGGGGGTTCCAATCCTACTCCGGATCAAGATACCGTGGATGAGTTGGGCGAAGCGGTGGGTTTGACCTTTGAAAATTCTGAAGAACTTGTAGGAGAAAAAGTGTATGACCGGGATACCCACCGATGGGAACTCGATCCTGCATCCTCTGAAGATTATACGGAACGAATCAAAAGATACCGATAA
- a CDS encoding Spy/CpxP family protein refolding chaperone, which produces MAFLPTLKDLFRHDPGRTGLLLLLSMVFALSGCAHDGKSSTEGTRSHESYTHESESPHATQNYMDHHHFSGSMEEELMLSDEQKEAFHRLRLDYDKMVVKKTADVRTAEVDLATLLGKGEPDRQAIEEQVKTIGAIKEDMMMARIDSLLKLRGVLTQDQYGKFREILHQRMNQIEGHSPHGSM; this is translated from the coding sequence ATGGCGTTCCTACCTACCTTAAAAGATCTATTTCGGCATGATCCTGGAAGAACTGGTCTCCTTCTTCTTCTTTCTATGGTTTTTGCATTAAGCGGCTGTGCGCATGATGGCAAAAGTTCTACCGAGGGAACACGTTCTCATGAATCCTATACGCACGAATCCGAATCTCCGCATGCAACTCAAAATTATATGGACCATCATCATTTTTCCGGCTCAATGGAAGAAGAATTAATGCTGAGCGATGAACAAAAAGAGGCCTTTCACAGGCTTCGACTTGATTACGATAAAATGGTCGTCAAAAAAACCGCTGATGTTCGAACGGCGGAAGTCGATCTTGCGACCCTGCTCGGAAAGGGTGAGCCAGACCGTCAGGCGATTGAAGAGCAGGTCAAAACCATTGGAGCCATTAAAGAAGATATGATGATGGCACGCATTGATTCCCTGCTGAAATTGAGAGGTGTGTTAACTCAGGATCAATACGGAAAATTTAGAGAGATCTTGCATCAGCGCATGAATCAGATAGAGGGACATTCCCCCCATGGAAGTATGTAG
- a CDS encoding tRNA-binding protein — protein sequence MQTISWDDFIKVELRVGRIVSAVRFPEAKKPAYILQVDFGKDIGMKKSSAQITDLYKPEELVGKLVVAVVNFPIKQIGPVMSECLVTGFHTENGEVALCVPDKSVPLGRKLL from the coding sequence GTGCAGACCATATCATGGGATGATTTCATAAAAGTCGAGCTTCGCGTCGGGCGCATTGTGAGTGCGGTGCGGTTCCCGGAAGCCAAAAAGCCTGCCTACATTCTGCAAGTTGATTTCGGAAAGGACATCGGTATGAAGAAGTCGAGCGCTCAGATCACGGATCTTTACAAACCGGAAGAGTTAGTGGGAAAGTTGGTTGTCGCTGTTGTGAATTTTCCAATCAAACAAATCGGTCCGGTGATGTCGGAATGTCTGGTCACCGGATTTCATACTGAGAACGGGGAGGTGGCGTTGTGTGTCCCGGACAAATCGGTTCCTCTAGGCAGAAAGTTGTTGTAG
- a CDS encoding HNH endonuclease has product MNFRLKGKHSVILMSVRPNAPYRDIVLEDGAVLVYEGHDEPKKNGGVDPKILDQPERRQNNSLTENGKFHKAAQAYTLGEKGPDIVRVYEKIKAGIWSDNGYFHLVDSWIEHDGKRNVFKFKLVAIEGIEDESLAEDPPTRLVERSRIIPTSVKLEVWTRDSGRCVSCGATDELHFDHIVPYSKGGTSVKVENIQLLCARHNIEKSANIQ; this is encoded by the coding sequence ATGAACTTTCGATTAAAGGGAAAACACTCAGTAATTCTCATGTCGGTTCGTCCTAATGCTCCCTACAGGGATATAGTGTTGGAGGATGGCGCTGTATTGGTCTATGAAGGGCATGATGAGCCAAAGAAAAACGGCGGTGTCGACCCAAAAATCCTGGACCAACCAGAGCGAAGGCAAAATAACTCTCTGACGGAAAATGGAAAATTTCACAAAGCTGCGCAAGCTTATACGTTGGGGGAGAAAGGACCTGACATTGTTCGCGTATACGAGAAAATTAAGGCGGGGATTTGGTCAGATAACGGCTACTTCCACCTTGTGGATTCGTGGATCGAGCATGATGGAAAAAGAAATGTATTTAAGTTCAAGTTGGTCGCGATTGAAGGCATCGAAGATGAATCATTAGCCGAAGATCCGCCCACTAGACTTGTAGAGCGTAGTCGTATTATTCCAACAAGCGTAAAGTTGGAGGTATGGACACGGGATAGCGGCCGTTGCGTATCCTGCGGAGCGACTGATGAGCTTCATTTCGATCATATTGTTCCGTATTCAAAGGGCGGGACTTCTGTGAAAGTCGAGAATATCCAACTTTTATGTGCACGCCACAATATTGAGAAGAGTGCAAACATTCAATGA
- a CDS encoding MBL fold metallo-hydrolase — MIITNKQSGTNVHEIANGIYRINTPVVIEGAGGFSFNQYLIVDDEPLLFHTGPRKMFPFVREAVASVLPVEKLRYISFSHVEADECGSLNEWLAAAPQAMPLCGTVAAMVSINDLADRAPRALTDGEQLTLGEHTVRWFDTPHLPHAWECGLLMEERTSTLFCGDLFTQGGADHPPVTESDILEPSESFRSEMDYFSHTKKDGVLLEKLASTNPTILACMHGSAWRGDGAKLLRALSDSLSAR; from the coding sequence ATGATCATAACGAATAAGCAGTCAGGAACGAACGTGCATGAGATTGCTAACGGGATCTATCGCATTAACACACCGGTCGTCATCGAAGGTGCGGGTGGGTTCTCGTTTAACCAATACCTCATCGTAGATGATGAACCACTGCTCTTCCATACCGGCCCGCGGAAAATGTTCCCATTCGTCCGTGAAGCCGTGGCGAGCGTGTTGCCGGTTGAGAAACTTCGATACATTTCGTTTTCTCATGTAGAAGCCGACGAATGCGGGTCACTCAACGAATGGCTGGCCGCTGCTCCCCAGGCTATGCCGTTGTGTGGGACAGTTGCGGCCATGGTCTCGATTAATGACCTTGCCGATCGGGCACCTCGCGCCCTAACGGATGGAGAGCAGCTCACTCTGGGCGAACATACTGTGCGTTGGTTCGACACGCCGCATCTGCCTCACGCCTGGGAATGCGGCTTACTGATGGAAGAGCGGACGTCGACGTTGTTCTGCGGCGATCTATTCACGCAGGGAGGGGCAGACCACCCTCCTGTTACGGAGTCGGACATTCTGGAGCCCAGCGAATCCTTTCGATCCGAAATGGATTATTTCTCCCATACGAAGAAGGATGGTGTGCTCCTGGAAAAGCTCGCCTCGACCAATCCAACCATACTCGCGTGCATGCACGGGAGTGCATGGCGTGGTGATGGCGCCAAACTGCTTCGCGCGCTTTCCGACTCGCTATCCGCAAGATGA